Within Leptospira limi, the genomic segment GGGAAAGTAACGGATCAAAACGAAAAGGGCCTCACCATCCAAACAAGTGATGGCATCCAAACCATTACGAAATTCCAAATTCTAAAAGTTGTGTATAAAGATGTGAGCGAACAAGAAGCAGAAAAAATTCGCATCGCTGAAGAGAAAAAACTCCGAGAAAAAGAAGAAAAGGAAAAAGCCAAATTAGAAAAGGAACGTTTGATTGCAGAAGCAAAAGAACAAAAGAGCTTAGAAGAAGAAGCCAAACTTGCAGAACAGGCAAAACTTTTGGAAGAGAAAAAACTAGAATCTCAAGCTGAAAAAGATGCCAAAGCAGAAGCAGAATGGTTGGCAACGAGAAAACTTGGTCCGTCACCAGCAGCTTCCGAATGTGGAGGTCGATTAGCGCTTATTTGGCGATCTGCTCTTATTCCTGGTTGGGGGCAATTTTGTGGCGGGTATTATGTATCCGCGGGAACGTTTAGTTCTATGTTTTTTGGAACTTTAATTTATACCTTAGGTCCCCTACGCACCGAAGAAAAAAATGCAAAATCACATTACGATACAATGGTATTATTAAACCAAATTGGAGGACCAGGAACACGCCTTACTGCACAAAACATTAGTTTGCCGAGTGAATTCCTAGCAGGTTATATCGAAACCTCCATTACCGACGATCTAATCGTAAAAAGTAAAAATGATGCAAAAGGAACAAACACAAAGTATCTAGCAGGACTTGGCACGGCAAGTATCATCTACATTACAAATATCATACATGCCTACATGATTGGAAGAGATACATACCCAGAAAGACCAGTAGTCCAATCTGGAGGCAAACAATTCAAAGAGGGATGGGATTTTGAATCTAGTTGGGACAAACCTCAAGGTGTAAATGTATATCGACCTCAATTCAATTCGATTTATGCAGAACTTCGGTATTCAGTTTTATTTTAAGGAAATATTTATGAAGCGAATCATCTTCACAGTTTTAATCTCAATTTTATTTTTCCAATGTAGAATATTTAAACCATCTAGTTTGGATCCTTCAGAAGACATAGGATCTTTACAAGCATTACTAAGATTACTAGCTTTAGCAGATGCTTTTAATACTCAAAGCCAATCTGTACTATTCATGAAGTTTACCGACTCCAATGGAGCTCCCTATGCAAATGGGGTCATCGAATACTCGGTCTTAAATGAAGCCGATGAAAATGGAGTGGCGACTTCACCATATGGTGAATCAGGTAATGTTCAAATTTACACAGCAACTCTTGATACCTCAGGCAGGACATTTTTGTTTTTTAGCGAAAGAGGGATTGCTAATGTTTCCTTAAAGAATGCAAGTAATACCTTTATTGGGACGGCATCATTTCGCCTTTACAACGGAATCACAAAACAATTATTTTCCATTTATAAACAAACAGGTAATGCACAGTATATACTGGAAGATTTAGCAAATTATCGAAATAGACTAGCGACGGGTACAACACTCACTTCACTTGGTTCCGCCAACGGAAGGCAATTCATCTATCTTGAAGTACAATCAAACTTTAATGGTACCAATAATTTTACAACGACAGGCTACATTGCTTCCAGTGCGGATGGTGAATATTATGACCAAATCACTAAAATTGACGGAGTCAGCTTGTCAAGGAACAGCACAACGGAAACAGTATTAAAACTTTCTGTTCCCATGTTCAATGGATCCGATTATGTTTTTTTCCTTTCAGCAGAAACAAGAAATTACCCGGCTTTAACATTTTTAAGTAATAAAAATTTCTATGTTCAATTCTCAGCATCCTTACCTCCGGCATCCGCAACTGCTATTGAGAAAACTTTACCGAACCTCCATCGATTTTTTGAAAGTGATGATAAAACTTGGTATTACCCAGCTCTTTCCTTAGGAAGTGGTAAGTATCTGGGAACCCCTCTGCTTTCTGGAGTCCCTAGACCACTGATCATACAATTGGATTCCGATACAACTCCTGATTTAGTGGGTGATTTTAGTTGTTCGGTTGCAACTCCGGATGTTTCCTTAGTTGCTTACCAACTCATTACTCATTTGGGTGTGAATTACTTACAGTGCCCGGTCACTTTCGGGAGTACATTTGTATCAAAGAGTATCAAAATTCCAGAACTCACAACAAACCAAGTTACCTTTGATGCGCTCTCACCGACTACTTTTGACTCACCTATTTTCCCTGTCCAAGACCAATTGGTTGCCATTTTATTTACTTCGCCCAATTTTTTTGGTACAACGTTTCCAAAAGGCTCCTATGCAAACTCGAATCCAATCATTCCCAAAAATAGTTCGCAAATCTCAGGTTTTAACACTAGTATTGGCGGTAGTGCATCAAGGTTAAGGACTGTTAAAAGTTCCAATTCAAATCATTATTTTTTACTTTCGAATGCACCCAATTTTTTCAGTCCAACAATCGAAATTTATCGGAGTAATGATAACTTAACTAGCGTTACTCAAATTCCATCGCTCCCAAGTTTATATAGTACAGGCATTACAAATCCAGAACAACTCCAATCTGCCAATGGCAAACTTAACTATAGTTATGCTATATCAGCAGGGATAGGGATCGGTTCATTACCAGTATACCTCAACTATTCCACTCGTGATGATGGAACGTGGGAAAGTTTACCAAAACTGATCAAAATAAAATAAAACCTGAGATAGTATGTGGTGAATATCCTTTCGAATCTATTAGATACTTATTTGATAAACTTAATTTCTTTTAAAAAATTCTGAAGGATCAATTCATATTCAGGTGAAATGATTGTGTTTTGGTCCAATGAATTTTTTTTTGTCGAATAAGTTGCCAATTTTTTGGAAGTCGCTTTTAAATTTGAAACGATCAATTCTGCATCCTCTTTTTGTGTTTTGTCTCCATCATTAGGAAACAAAATTAAAACTGGTTTGGTGATTAATTTTGCTGCATTCAATGGTGAAACATCATCAACTAATAAATCACCTTTTAGTTCCGCGATCGATAAACTGAGCGGAGTAATCAATCGAATCAATCTAGAATAGAGTCTTTCATAACGATGTTCCACATAAGACCGCATGTCTTTAAAGGGAGTATCTGCGATCACAAATCCGATTTCGTATTGTCCATCTGCAAATTGTAAAGCGGTTGAAGCTCCCAAATCGATTCCAAAAATTCCAATCCGATCTTCTGGAGTATTGTCTATCTCCGAAAAATATTCAACTGCCCTCTCTAAATCCAATTTTTCATGGTATCCAAATGTGGAATACTTACCATCGCTTTCCGCATAAGCTCTGGCATCATACAAAAACAAACTACAACCACGTTTCCAAAACGGTGTGGAATACGGTAACATTTGGATTTTAAAATTGGATAATCCGTGTAAAAAAATCACCCCGCAATTTTGTTTTTTGGGATTTTTAAAATACCAGCCTCTCAATCGCAAACGTCCATTTTGAAAACGAATTGATTCCGGAGTAGGCAACTTAAATTCAGAAAAAGAGATTTGTTTACTCAAATTTTCTTCGTCCGATGCTCTTGGATAGGAAGGTGTTAGAATTTGTTCGGAAAGAAAATAAGAAGCAACTAGCAGACAGAAGGCGAGAATGAGTAAAATCCAACTTAGAGTTTTTTTCATGAACAAGTGCCTAGTAGGAAATTCTAGGAACTTAGCCAAGTGGGAAGCGAATTTTTCAAAATCTTCCAATTTAAGCCGAAAAAGAATTGCCCTCTTAACAACTTTACCTTCATCTTTAG encodes:
- a CDS encoding alpha/beta hydrolase, which encodes MKKTLSWILLILAFCLLVASYFLSEQILTPSYPRASDEENLSKQISFSEFKLPTPESIRFQNGRLRLRGWYFKNPKKQNCGVIFLHGLSNFKIQMLPYSTPFWKRGCSLFLYDARAYAESDGKYSTFGYHEKLDLERAVEYFSEIDNTPEDRIGIFGIDLGASTALQFADGQYEIGFVIADTPFKDMRSYVEHRYERLYSRLIRLITPLSLSIAELKGDLLVDDVSPLNAAKLITKPVLILFPNDGDKTQKEDAELIVSNLKATSKKLATYSTKKNSLDQNTIISPEYELILQNFLKEIKFIK
- a CDS encoding LA_0442/LA_0875 N-terminal domain-containing protein; the protein is MKTLLFILIVAFAFPVFAINTVILKNGKTLKGKVTDQNEKGLTIQTSDGIQTITKFQILKVVYKDVSEQEAEKIRIAEEKKLREKEEKEKAKLEKERLIAEAKEQKSLEEEAKLAEQAKLLEEKKLESQAEKDAKAEAEWLATRKLGPSPAASECGGRLALIWRSALIPGWGQFCGGYYVSAGTFSSMFFGTLIYTLGPLRTEEKNAKSHYDTMVLLNQIGGPGTRLTAQNISLPSEFLAGYIETSITDDLIVKSKNDAKGTNTKYLAGLGTASIIYITNIIHAYMIGRDTYPERPVVQSGGKQFKEGWDFESSWDKPQGVNVYRPQFNSIYAELRYSVLF